A region of Rhizobium grahamii DNA encodes the following proteins:
- a CDS encoding putative quinol monooxygenase — protein sequence MSAKPIVRMAEIEIDPAQLEAYRALLSEEIEAAVALEDGVLSLSAVAIKDSPHKIRILEVYADRDAYEAHLLTPHFLKYKNGTVGMVTSLTLVDVEPIAMAAEA from the coding sequence GTGAGCGCAAAGCCTATCGTCAGAATGGCCGAGATCGAGATCGATCCGGCCCAGCTTGAAGCGTACCGCGCGCTGCTTTCCGAGGAGATTGAAGCGGCGGTTGCCCTGGAAGACGGCGTTCTTTCGCTCAGCGCCGTCGCGATCAAGGATAGCCCCCACAAGATCCGCATCCTCGAAGTGTACGCGGATCGCGACGCCTATGAGGCGCATCTGCTGACGCCGCATTTTCTGAAATACAAGAATGGAACGGTGGGGATGGTGACATCACTGACGCTCGTCGATGTCGAGCCGATCGCGATGGCGGCCGAGGCATGA
- a CDS encoding ABC transporter permease subunit codes for MSTVNTTSATPSGLSEFWYYFSRNKGAVIGLVIFLFVLLLAIFASVVAPHDPNVPSGFQRLPPAWSEGGNSAYLLGTDAVGRDMLSRLIFGTRFSLFIGLVVASLSAVAGVLLGLIAGYFRGRTDTIIMRVMDIILAFPSLLLALVLVAVLGPGLLNAMIAISIVNQPHFVRLTRAAVISEREKEYVVASRVAGAGTLRLMFKTILPNCLAPLIVQATLAFSAAILDAAALGFLGMGAQPPTSEWGTMLADAREFFQSSPSLVTFPGLCILITVLAINLMGDGLRDALDPKLKRS; via the coding sequence ATGAGCACGGTAAACACAACCTCTGCCACTCCCTCCGGCCTGTCGGAGTTCTGGTACTACTTCTCCCGCAACAAGGGCGCGGTCATCGGCCTCGTCATCTTCCTCTTCGTTCTGCTGCTGGCGATCTTCGCATCCGTCGTCGCCCCGCATGATCCGAATGTACCGTCGGGCTTCCAGCGCCTGCCGCCGGCATGGTCGGAAGGCGGCAACAGCGCCTATCTGCTCGGCACCGATGCCGTCGGCCGCGACATGCTGTCCCGCCTGATCTTCGGCACGCGCTTCTCTCTGTTCATCGGTCTCGTCGTCGCCTCGCTGTCGGCCGTCGCCGGTGTCCTGCTCGGCCTGATCGCCGGTTATTTCCGCGGCCGCACGGACACGATCATCATGCGCGTCATGGATATCATCCTGGCCTTCCCGTCGCTGCTCTTGGCACTCGTGCTGGTCGCGGTGCTCGGCCCGGGCCTGCTGAACGCCATGATCGCCATCTCGATCGTCAACCAGCCGCACTTCGTCCGCCTGACCCGCGCCGCCGTCATCAGCGAGCGCGAGAAGGAATATGTCGTCGCTTCCCGTGTCGCCGGTGCAGGCACGCTGCGTCTGATGTTCAAGACGATCCTGCCGAACTGCCTGGCACCGCTGATCGTCCAGGCAACGCTCGCCTTCTCGGCGGCGATCCTCGATGCGGCCGCTCTCGGCTTCCTCGGCATGGGCGCGCAGCCGCCGACATCCGAGTGGGGCACGATGCTTGCCGACGCACGCGAATTCTTCCAGAGCTCGCCGTCGCTCGTTACTTTCCCGGGTCTCTGCATCCTCATCACCGTTCTCGCCATTAACCTGATGGGCGACGGTCTGCGTGATGCGCTCGATCCCAAACTGAAGAGGTCCTGA
- a CDS encoding CoA-acylating methylmalonate-semialdehyde dehydrogenase, with protein MREIGHFIGGKHVAGTSGRSSNVFNPATGEVQATVALASNAELRAAVENAKAAQPKWAATNPQRRARVFFKFVELLNKHMDELAVLLSSEHGKTVEDSKGDIVRGLEVCEFVCGIPHLQKGEFTEGAGPAIDMYSMRQAVGIGAGITPFNFPAMIPMWMFAPAIACGNAFILKPSERDPSVPMRLAELMIEAGLPAGILNVVNGDKAAVDAILTDPDIGAVSFVGSTPIARYVYGTAAMNGKRAQCFGGAKNHMIIMPDADMDQAVNALMGAGYGSAGERCMAISVAVPVGEETANRLVEKLTPKIEALRIGPYTDDKADLGPLVTKEAQARVSGLIDKGVEEGAKLVVDGRGFKLQGYEGGYFVGGTLFDNVTPDMEIYKTEIFGPVLSVVRAKNYEEALDLPMKHEYGNGVAIYTRDGDAARDFASRINIGMIGINVPIPVPLAYHSFGGWKASSFGDLNQHGTDSIKFWTKTKTVTARWPSGIKDGAEFVMPTMK; from the coding sequence ATGCGTGAGATCGGTCATTTTATCGGCGGCAAGCATGTCGCTGGCACCAGCGGTCGCTCGAGCAACGTTTTCAACCCGGCAACCGGCGAAGTGCAGGCGACGGTCGCCTTGGCGAGCAACGCCGAGCTCCGCGCCGCGGTCGAGAACGCCAAGGCCGCGCAGCCGAAGTGGGCTGCCACCAACCCGCAGCGTCGCGCCCGCGTCTTCTTCAAGTTCGTCGAACTTCTGAACAAGCACATGGATGAACTCGCAGTCCTCCTGTCGAGCGAACACGGCAAGACGGTCGAAGACTCCAAGGGCGATATCGTTCGCGGTCTTGAAGTCTGCGAATTCGTTTGCGGCATTCCGCACCTGCAGAAGGGCGAATTCACAGAAGGTGCCGGCCCGGCAATCGACATGTACTCGATGCGCCAGGCTGTCGGCATCGGCGCCGGCATCACCCCGTTCAACTTCCCGGCCATGATCCCGATGTGGATGTTCGCTCCGGCGATTGCCTGCGGCAACGCCTTCATCCTGAAGCCGTCCGAACGTGACCCGTCCGTTCCGATGCGCCTTGCCGAACTGATGATCGAAGCTGGCCTGCCGGCAGGCATCCTCAACGTCGTCAACGGTGACAAGGCTGCCGTCGATGCGATCCTCACCGATCCCGATATCGGCGCCGTCTCCTTTGTTGGCTCGACCCCGATCGCCCGCTATGTCTATGGCACCGCTGCCATGAACGGCAAGCGCGCCCAGTGCTTCGGCGGCGCCAAGAACCACATGATCATCATGCCGGATGCCGACATGGATCAAGCCGTCAACGCTCTGATGGGCGCGGGCTATGGCTCTGCCGGCGAGCGCTGCATGGCGATCTCCGTTGCCGTTCCGGTGGGCGAAGAAACGGCCAACCGTCTGGTCGAGAAGCTGACGCCGAAGATCGAGGCGCTGCGTATCGGTCCATACACGGATGACAAGGCCGATCTCGGCCCGCTCGTTACCAAGGAAGCACAGGCCCGCGTGAGCGGCCTGATCGACAAGGGTGTCGAGGAAGGCGCCAAGCTCGTCGTCGACGGCCGCGGCTTCAAGCTGCAGGGCTACGAAGGCGGCTACTTCGTCGGCGGCACGCTCTTCGACAACGTCACGCCCGACATGGAGATCTACAAGACCGAGATTTTCGGACCGGTTCTCTCGGTCGTCCGCGCGAAAAACTACGAAGAAGCTCTCGACCTGCCGATGAAGCACGAATACGGCAACGGCGTTGCGATCTACACCCGCGATGGCGATGCGGCCCGCGACTTCGCCTCGCGCATCAACATCGGCATGATCGGCATCAACGTTCCGATTCCGGTTCCACTCGCCTACCATTCCTTCGGCGGCTGGAAGGCTTCGAGCTTCGGCGACCTCAACCAGCACGGCACGGACTCGATCAAGTTCTGGACCAAGACCAAGACGGTCACGGCTCGCTGGCCTTCAGGCATCAAGGATGGTGCCGAATTCGTCATGCCGACGATGAAGTAA
- a CDS encoding helix-turn-helix domain-containing protein: MSISLNNLDETKATVVSTINIAAAIKNAREAVGYSIDDLAVTCGLVVSEIQDVESGADADPAKLKRIAAALQLPITELLPE, encoded by the coding sequence ATGTCCATTTCGCTCAACAATCTGGATGAAACCAAGGCCACGGTCGTATCCACCATTAATATCGCAGCTGCTATAAAGAATGCTCGCGAGGCCGTTGGTTACTCGATTGACGATCTTGCTGTCACCTGTGGCCTGGTCGTCAGCGAGATCCAGGATGTCGAAAGCGGCGCCGATGCTGATCCCGCCAAGTTGAAGCGGATCGCAGCAGCGCTGCAGCTACCGATTACGGAACTGCTTCCCGAGTGA
- a CDS encoding ABC transporter permease subunit codes for MLRFLIGRLAILIPTFIGVSLIAFSFIRLLPGDPVMLMSGERVMAPERHAQVMHDLGLDRPVYVQYLDYLGNVVQGDLGSSIVTKRPVLQEFGALFPATLELSLCAIIFAIVLGIPAGVFAAVKRGTWFDQSVMGVALVGYSMPIFWWGLLLIVLFSNTLHWTPVSGRISLMYFFKPVTGFMLIDSLLSGQAGAFKSAFVSLILPTIVLGTIPLAVIARQTRSAMLEVLGEDYVRTARSKGLAPLRVVGVHALRNAMIPVVTSIGLQVGVLLGGAILTETIFSWPGIGKWMVDAVFKRDYTVVQGGLLLIAAIIMLVNLIVDLMYGLINPRIRH; via the coding sequence ATGTTGCGATTTCTCATCGGACGCCTTGCGATCCTGATCCCAACCTTCATCGGCGTTTCACTCATCGCCTTCTCGTTCATCCGACTGCTGCCCGGCGATCCGGTCATGCTGATGTCGGGCGAGCGCGTGATGGCGCCGGAACGCCATGCCCAGGTCATGCACGATCTCGGCCTCGATCGACCCGTCTACGTTCAGTACCTGGATTACCTCGGTAACGTGGTGCAGGGCGACCTCGGTTCGTCGATCGTCACCAAGCGCCCGGTTCTGCAGGAGTTCGGCGCGCTCTTCCCGGCGACGCTTGAGCTTTCGCTCTGTGCGATCATTTTCGCCATCGTGCTTGGCATTCCCGCCGGCGTCTTTGCCGCGGTCAAGCGAGGAACCTGGTTCGACCAGAGCGTGATGGGTGTCGCCCTCGTCGGCTATTCGATGCCGATCTTCTGGTGGGGCCTGCTGCTCATCGTTCTGTTCTCGAATACGCTGCACTGGACGCCCGTGTCCGGCCGTATCTCGCTGATGTATTTCTTCAAGCCGGTTACCGGCTTCATGCTAATCGACAGTCTGCTTTCCGGCCAGGCCGGCGCATTCAAGTCGGCCTTCGTTTCGCTGATCCTGCCGACCATCGTGCTCGGCACCATTCCGCTTGCCGTCATCGCGCGCCAGACGCGCTCGGCCATGCTCGAAGTGCTCGGCGAAGACTATGTTCGTACCGCCCGCTCCAAGGGCCTTGCGCCGCTCCGTGTCGTCGGCGTCCATGCGCTGCGCAACGCGATGATCCCCGTCGTCACCTCGATCGGCCTGCAGGTCGGTGTCCTCCTCGGCGGCGCCATCCTGACGGAAACCATCTTCTCCTGGCCGGGTATCGGCAAGTGGATGGTCGATGCGGTGTTCAAGCGTGACTACACCGTGGTCCAGGGCGGTCTGCTCCTGATCGCGGCCATCATCATGCTCGTCAACCTGATCGTCGACCTCATGTACGGTCTCATCAACCCACGCATCAGGCACTAG
- a CDS encoding phasin yields the protein MAKIDDVFSISSFDPAKFADSFRDFAEKGAQQSREAYAKMKVAGEEAGKTLETTVQTAQAGVAEIGHKAIDALRVNAEHSLTHMDALLSVKSVAELIELQTSFLRKQTELTIEQAKSMQETSKQVAEKLAKPSKEAAEKVMASFKAA from the coding sequence ATGGCGAAAATCGACGACGTTTTTTCGATCTCTTCCTTCGACCCTGCAAAGTTCGCGGATTCTTTCCGTGATTTCGCCGAGAAGGGGGCTCAGCAGTCCCGCGAGGCCTACGCGAAGATGAAGGTCGCGGGCGAGGAAGCCGGTAAGACGCTGGAAACGACCGTGCAGACGGCCCAGGCTGGCGTTGCTGAGATCGGCCATAAGGCCATCGACGCGCTGCGCGTGAACGCCGAACACTCCCTGACGCACATGGACGCTCTTCTGTCCGTCAAGTCGGTTGCCGAACTGATCGAACTCCAGACCTCGTTTCTGCGCAAGCAGACCGAGCTGACGATCGAGCAGGCAAAGTCGATGCAAGAGACCTCCAAGCAGGTTGCCGAAAAGCTCGCCAAGCCGAGCAAGGAAGCCGCGGAAAAGGTTATGGCGTCCTTCAAGGCGGCCTGA
- a CDS encoding ABC transporter substrate-binding protein — translation MKKMSVLLAATVLASAMASAAWSKTLVYCSEGSPEGFDPGIYTAGTTFDASSRTVYSRLVEFKHGKTEIEPGLAESWTVSDDGTSYTFKLRPGVKFQTTEFFTPSRDLNADDVVFSFERQLKADSPWAKYVAGVSYEYAAGMGFPELIKSVEKVDDLTVKFTLNHPEAPFLADLAMDFASVLSKEYADKLQADGKMEQMNQMPLGTGPFTFVAYQPDAVIRYKANETYFKGKEKIDDLVFAITPDASVRTQKLKAGECHIMPYPNAADIKDLKADSSLKVLEQPGLNVAYLAYNTLQAPFDKPEVRKALNMAINKQAIVDAVFQGAGQVAKNPIPPTMWSYNDSIKDDPYSPEEAKKALEKAGVKDLSMKIWAMPVSRPYMLNARRAAELMQADLAKVGVKVDIVTHEWAEYLKLSKDKARDGAAILGWTGDNGDPDNFLDTLLGCEAVGGNNRAQWCNKEFDALVKKAKKTADLGERTKLYEEAQVVFKKEAPWATLDHSTEFVPMSAKVSGYVQDPVGVHRFDGVDIAE, via the coding sequence ATGAAAAAGATGTCTGTCTTGTTGGCCGCGACGGTCCTGGCTTCGGCCATGGCATCCGCAGCCTGGTCAAAAACGCTTGTTTACTGCTCCGAGGGCTCACCGGAAGGTTTCGATCCCGGCATCTACACTGCAGGCACCACCTTCGACGCTTCCTCGCGTACGGTTTACAGCCGCCTCGTCGAATTCAAGCACGGCAAGACCGAAATCGAGCCGGGCCTGGCAGAAAGCTGGACGGTTTCCGACGACGGCACGAGCTACACCTTCAAGCTGCGTCCAGGCGTCAAGTTCCAGACCACCGAGTTCTTCACGCCGAGCCGCGATCTGAATGCTGACGACGTCGTCTTCTCGTTCGAGCGCCAGCTGAAGGCCGACAGCCCGTGGGCCAAGTACGTCGCAGGCGTTTCCTACGAATACGCTGCCGGCATGGGCTTCCCTGAACTGATCAAGTCGGTCGAAAAGGTCGACGACCTGACCGTCAAGTTCACGCTGAACCATCCGGAAGCTCCGTTCCTCGCCGACCTCGCAATGGACTTTGCGTCGGTTCTGTCGAAGGAATACGCCGACAAGCTGCAGGCTGACGGCAAGATGGAACAGATGAACCAGATGCCGCTCGGCACCGGTCCGTTCACCTTCGTTGCCTACCAGCCGGATGCCGTCATCCGCTACAAGGCCAACGAGACCTACTTCAAGGGCAAGGAAAAGATCGACGATCTCGTTTTCGCGATCACGCCTGACGCTTCCGTCCGTACTCAGAAGCTCAAGGCCGGCGAATGCCACATCATGCCGTACCCGAACGCGGCTGACATCAAGGACCTGAAGGCAGACTCGAGCCTCAAGGTTCTGGAACAGCCGGGCCTTAACGTCGCTTACCTCGCCTACAACACGCTGCAGGCTCCGTTCGACAAGCCTGAAGTGCGCAAGGCGCTGAACATGGCGATCAACAAGCAGGCGATCGTCGATGCTGTCTTCCAGGGCGCTGGCCAGGTTGCCAAGAACCCGATCCCGCCGACGATGTGGTCCTACAACGACAGCATCAAGGATGATCCATACAGCCCCGAAGAAGCCAAGAAGGCTCTCGAAAAGGCTGGCGTCAAGGATCTCTCGATGAAGATCTGGGCAATGCCGGTTTCGCGTCCGTACATGCTGAACGCACGTCGCGCCGCTGAACTGATGCAGGCAGACCTCGCCAAGGTCGGCGTCAAGGTTGACATCGTCACCCACGAATGGGCCGAATACCTGAAGCTCTCCAAGGACAAGGCCCGTGACGGCGCTGCGATCCTCGGCTGGACCGGCGACAACGGCGATCCGGACAACTTCCTTGACACCCTGCTCGGCTGCGAAGCTGTCGGCGGCAACAACCGCGCTCAGTGGTGCAACAAGGAATTCGACGCCCTCGTAAAGAAGGCCAAGAAGACCGCTGATCTCGGCGAGCGCACCAAGCTCTACGAAGAAGCACAGGTTGTCTTCAAGAAGGAAGCTCCGTGGGCGACGCTCGATCACTCCACGGAATTCGTGCCGATGAGCGCCAAGGTTTCTGGCTACGTCCAGGATCCGGTCGGCGTTCACCGCTTCGACGGCGTTGATATCGCCGAGTAA
- a CDS encoding universal stress protein: MQYVEPRLARADVLALLSDPACAHSCLEMAEQAAHSINGSMGAAHLGTRPVGMITAPEEIDLMVLREISEGSSRERFEHVSKVFRAWRRNSPERRTLPMGDYSGDMERCMAREVHDSSIVVAAYHGNLDARDAFYDLIFNEQKLVLVPPRGGYSGNLLRHVVIAWKPQNHAQRAVIASRQWLAAAERVTILCVNDTPAAVSQNKAKDLMAEIGIGAEIVAVNSGGRSVGETILDFACAENASCLLLGAFKHSYFLELLLGRVTRYLLQNAPMPLLMKH, translated from the coding sequence ATGCAATATGTGGAGCCGCGCCTGGCGCGGGCGGACGTGCTGGCCCTGCTCTCGGATCCCGCATGCGCGCATTCGTGCCTCGAGATGGCCGAACAGGCGGCGCACTCGATCAACGGGAGTATGGGGGCTGCCCATCTCGGCACACGGCCTGTCGGCATGATCACCGCGCCTGAAGAGATCGACCTGATGGTGTTGCGCGAGATCTCGGAAGGGTCTTCGCGGGAGCGCTTCGAACATGTGAGCAAGGTGTTTCGCGCATGGCGGCGCAACTCTCCGGAACGGCGGACCTTGCCGATGGGCGACTATAGCGGTGATATGGAGCGCTGCATGGCGCGCGAGGTTCACGACAGCTCGATCGTGGTGGCAGCCTATCACGGCAACCTCGACGCTCGGGATGCGTTCTACGACCTCATCTTCAATGAACAGAAGCTGGTGCTGGTGCCGCCGCGCGGCGGCTATAGTGGCAACCTGCTGCGTCACGTCGTGATCGCCTGGAAGCCGCAAAATCATGCCCAGCGCGCTGTCATCGCCTCAAGGCAATGGCTGGCAGCAGCGGAACGCGTAACGATCCTCTGCGTCAACGATACGCCGGCCGCCGTATCGCAAAACAAGGCAAAGGACCTGATGGCTGAGATCGGCATCGGGGCTGAGATCGTCGCCGTCAATTCAGGAGGCCGATCGGTCGGCGAAACGATTCTCGATTTCGCCTGCGCCGAAAACGCCAGCTGCCTGCTGCTCGGCGCCTTCAAGCACAGCTATTTCCTCGAACTGCTGCTTGGACGGGTCACACGCTATCTATTGCAGAACGCGCCAATGCCGTTGCTGATGAAGCATTAA
- a CDS encoding LysR family transcriptional regulator has protein sequence MNWDDVRIFLAVARTGQILAASKRLALNHATLSRRLTSLEESLKTRLFVRRTNGCELTTEGEVFLVSAERMETEMLAAQANLGRTDTAIAGTVRVGAPDGFGVSFLAPRMGRLIERHPELKIQLVPVPRSFSLSQREADIAITLERPQQGRLVSSKLTDYTLGLYASRDYLKKHEAPFDADALKTHPRIGYVEDLVFTASLNFSSAVMRSWDASFEISTAIGQTEAVRSGAGIGILHDYIARQYPELVQVLPDVSIHRAYWTTYHESARDLVRVRTVVDFLQELVSAERNIFL, from the coding sequence ATGAACTGGGACGACGTCCGCATCTTCCTTGCCGTCGCCCGAACCGGGCAGATCCTCGCGGCCTCCAAACGGCTGGCGCTCAACCACGCCACGCTGTCGCGACGCCTGACGTCTCTCGAGGAGTCTCTGAAGACGCGGCTCTTCGTTCGCCGTACGAATGGATGCGAGCTTACCACTGAGGGTGAGGTCTTCCTGGTTTCGGCAGAGCGGATGGAAACGGAGATGCTGGCAGCGCAGGCCAATCTTGGCCGCACCGATACCGCGATTGCCGGCACCGTTCGTGTCGGAGCGCCCGACGGCTTCGGCGTTTCGTTCCTCGCGCCGCGTATGGGCCGGCTGATCGAGCGCCATCCAGAGCTGAAGATCCAGCTGGTGCCGGTGCCGCGCTCCTTTTCGCTGTCGCAGCGCGAGGCCGATATCGCCATCACCCTCGAACGCCCCCAGCAAGGTCGCCTCGTCTCGTCCAAGCTTACCGACTATACGCTCGGCCTCTATGCCTCGCGCGACTATCTGAAAAAGCATGAAGCGCCCTTCGATGCCGATGCGCTCAAGACGCATCCCCGGATCGGCTATGTCGAAGACCTCGTTTTCACGGCCTCGCTCAATTTCAGCTCGGCAGTGATGCGCAGCTGGGATGCCTCATTCGAGATTTCGACCGCGATCGGCCAGACGGAGGCCGTGCGCTCTGGCGCCGGCATCGGCATCCTCCACGACTACATCGCGCGGCAATACCCTGAACTCGTACAAGTGCTTCCCGACGTTTCCATTCACCGGGCCTACTGGACGACCTATCACGAGAGCGCACGGGATCTCGTTCGTGTCCGCACCGTGGTCGATTTCCTGCAGGAACTCGTCAGCGCCGAGCGCAACATATTTCTCTGA
- a CDS encoding DUF4174 domain-containing protein, which translates to MSKTLLYGATKVDETNAAYAAVGSLEQFQWKNRVVVIFPDTDNARAARQENMLLADREGLSERDVVVLKVAEGSVRAIFGAAESLDAGVLEQELIGLSAGEFAAVLVGKDGTVKLNVREPVSSGELFAIIDAMPVRAAEAADAKDQS; encoded by the coding sequence ATGTCAAAGACACTCTTATATGGCGCGACCAAGGTTGATGAGACGAACGCCGCCTATGCGGCCGTTGGCAGTCTTGAGCAATTTCAATGGAAAAACCGCGTGGTGGTGATCTTCCCAGATACCGACAACGCGCGCGCGGCCCGCCAGGAGAATATGCTGCTCGCCGACCGGGAGGGTCTGAGCGAGCGTGATGTTGTTGTCCTGAAGGTCGCAGAAGGCAGTGTGCGCGCCATTTTTGGCGCTGCCGAGAGCCTCGATGCCGGAGTTCTCGAACAGGAACTGATCGGCTTGTCGGCCGGTGAGTTCGCAGCGGTTCTCGTCGGCAAGGACGGGACCGTCAAGCTTAACGTTCGTGAACCAGTCAGTAGCGGGGAGCTCTTTGCGATCATCGACGCGATGCCGGTCAGAGCGGCGGAAGCCGCTGATGCAAAGGATCAGTCTTGA
- the rirA gene encoding iron-responsive transcriptional regulator RirA — protein sequence MRLTKQTNYAVRMLMYCAANDGHLSRIPEIARAYGVSELFLFKILQPLNKAGLVETVRGRNGGVRLGRPAKDISLFDIVRVTEDSFAMAECFEDDGVVECPLVDSCGLNSALRKALNAFFDVLTQYSIDDLVKARPQINFLLGLTGEQAYRKPAVPAPAA from the coding sequence ATGCGTTTGACGAAACAGACCAACTATGCGGTACGCATGTTGATGTATTGCGCGGCCAACGACGGGCATCTCAGCCGTATCCCCGAAATCGCCCGAGCTTACGGCGTTTCCGAGCTCTTTCTGTTCAAAATCCTGCAGCCCCTGAACAAGGCCGGCCTGGTTGAAACCGTCCGAGGTCGCAACGGCGGTGTTCGTCTTGGCAGGCCTGCCAAAGACATTAGCCTTTTCGACATCGTCCGTGTTACCGAGGATAGCTTCGCGATGGCGGAATGCTTCGAGGATGACGGCGTGGTCGAGTGCCCGCTGGTCGATAGCTGCGGCTTGAACTCCGCGCTTCGAAAGGCACTGAACGCCTTCTTCGACGTGCTGACCCAGTATTCGATCGACGATCTTGTCAAGGCACGCCCGCAGATCAATTTCCTCCTCGGCCTTACCGGCGAGCAGGCGTACCGCAAGCCGGCAGTTCCCGCACCAGCGGCCTAA
- a CDS encoding dipeptide ABC transporter ATP-binding protein translates to MTSVLEGKNIVRNYYLPGGLFKKEKTVHAVKGVSFKVEQGKTLAIVGESGCGKSTLARIITMIDPASGGELFIDGKKVDIAAGDLTPEMRRKVQIVFQNPYGSLNPRKKIGDILMEPLIINTDTPAAERRELAMAMLKKVGLQDVHFNRYPHMFSGGQRQRIAIARALMLKPRLLVLDEPVSALDLSVQAQVLNLLADLQDELNLTYVFISHDLSVVRYMADDVMVMYYGEAVEYGSRDQVFSDPQHSYTKTLFAATPRADVDTIKARLARKNASLSAAS, encoded by the coding sequence ATGACGTCAGTTCTCGAAGGAAAGAATATCGTCCGCAACTACTACCTGCCGGGCGGCCTCTTCAAGAAAGAGAAGACCGTGCACGCCGTCAAGGGCGTGAGCTTCAAGGTGGAGCAGGGCAAGACGCTGGCGATCGTCGGCGAAAGTGGCTGCGGTAAGTCCACGCTGGCGCGCATCATCACCATGATCGATCCGGCGAGCGGCGGCGAGCTGTTCATCGACGGCAAGAAGGTTGATATCGCTGCCGGTGACCTGACGCCCGAGATGCGCCGCAAGGTGCAGATCGTCTTCCAGAACCCCTACGGTTCACTGAACCCGCGCAAGAAGATCGGCGATATCCTGATGGAGCCGCTGATCATCAACACCGACACGCCGGCGGCCGAACGCCGCGAATTGGCGATGGCGATGCTGAAGAAGGTCGGCCTTCAGGACGTCCACTTCAACCGCTATCCGCACATGTTCTCGGGCGGTCAGCGCCAGCGCATCGCGATTGCCCGCGCGCTGATGCTGAAGCCGCGGCTTCTGGTACTGGATGAGCCGGTCTCGGCGCTCGACCTGTCTGTGCAGGCTCAGGTGTTGAACCTGCTCGCCGATCTGCAGGACGAGCTGAACCTGACCTACGTCTTCATCAGCCACGACCTCTCGGTCGTCCGCTACATGGCAGACGACGTCATGGTCATGTATTACGGCGAGGCAGTCGAGTACGGGTCGCGAGATCAGGTCTTCAGTGATCCGCAGCATAGCTATACAAAGACCCTGTTTGCGGCCACGCCGCGTGCCGATGTCGATACCATCAAGGCACGCCTGGCTCGCAAGAATGCATCCCTGTCGGCTGCATCGTAG
- a CDS encoding ABC transporter ATP-binding protein — MALLEIENLVVEFQTSTGAFRAVDGVSLKVHAGEVLAIVGESGSGKSVSMLAAMGLLPWTAKVTADKMVFDGRNLLGMSARERRNIIGKDMSMIFQEPIASLNPCFTVGFQIEEVLRIHMGMDKAARRKRAVELFEAVGIPNPAERLGHFPHQMSGGQCQRVMIAIAIACNPKLLIADEPTTALDVTIQKQILDLLMRLQTEHGMGLIMITHNMGVVAETADRVIVQYKGRKMEEADVLSLFEAPKSDYTRALLAALPDNATGDRLPTIGELFNPAKAVQGAAQ, encoded by the coding sequence ATGGCACTTCTCGAAATCGAAAATCTCGTCGTCGAGTTCCAGACCTCGACCGGTGCGTTCCGCGCCGTCGATGGTGTATCGCTCAAGGTTCACGCCGGCGAAGTCCTTGCCATCGTTGGCGAGTCCGGTTCCGGCAAGTCGGTCTCCATGCTCGCCGCGATGGGTCTCCTGCCGTGGACGGCAAAGGTCACCGCCGACAAGATGGTCTTCGACGGCCGCAACCTGCTTGGCATGTCCGCGCGCGAGCGGCGCAACATCATCGGCAAGGATATGTCGATGATCTTCCAGGAGCCGATCGCAAGCCTCAATCCCTGCTTCACCGTCGGGTTCCAGATCGAAGAAGTTCTGCGAATCCATATGGGCATGGACAAGGCCGCGCGGCGCAAGCGTGCTGTCGAGCTGTTCGAGGCCGTCGGCATTCCCAATCCTGCGGAACGCCTCGGCCACTTCCCGCACCAGATGTCGGGCGGCCAGTGCCAGCGCGTGATGATCGCCATCGCGATTGCCTGCAATCCGAAGCTTCTCATCGCCGACGAGCCGACGACCGCGCTCGACGTCACCATTCAGAAACAGATCCTCGATCTCCTGATGCGCCTGCAGACGGAGCACGGCATGGGTCTCATCATGATCACGCACAACATGGGCGTCGTCGCCGAGACGGCCGATCGGGTGATCGTCCAGTACAAGGGTCGCAAGATGGAGGAGGCCGACGTGCTCTCGCTCTTTGAAGCGCCGAAAAGCGATTATACCCGCGCACTGCTCGCCGCCTTGCCCGACAATGCGACAGGCGACCGTCTGCCGACGATCGGCGAGCTTTTCAATCCAGCCAAGGCTGTGCAGGGAGCTGCCCAATGA